In one Desulfoferula mesophila genomic region, the following are encoded:
- a CDS encoding HD-GYP domain-containing protein: MKKTLPLARKQNRKTVIIFILALLILSAISFSSWQVYRTILEYNGVNLSNRVQLLKLILESKHHRDPIDFAKEVLKAYQASINQVPEGVVESAMVGTKDDRIVVLLRGRGDPNAERHPRLFYLLDKQGRPLYLPQGHIMHSVMQRALQGKSGVMEVSTVERGSFQVAYAPLTLNNIHLGLAIGTPLEPLKKAMLEQFVFILLMGVFIIAGGAWLFLRLNPLLAELTRSQEVNIQMLGEASHYKDTDTGWHVERMAEYSVAIGKAMNLSAKQIMMLGLAARMHDLGKVGTPDDVLKKPGKLDEDEWVIMRRHSQVGAQIMADGDTPLFEMAKAIAQGHHEKWDGSGYPDGIAGQDIPLVARITAVADVFDALTMKRPYKDPWPLEKALAVIQQDAGSHFDPEVVQAFLSVQEEILTIKERWEKKEQEASRKA; this comes from the coding sequence ATGAAAAAAACCCTGCCCCTGGCGCGTAAGCAAAACCGGAAAACAGTCATAATTTTCATCTTGGCCTTGCTGATCTTGTCGGCGATTTCGTTTTCTTCCTGGCAGGTGTACCGGACCATCCTGGAATACAACGGCGTGAACCTATCCAACCGGGTGCAGTTGCTCAAACTCATCCTGGAGTCCAAGCATCACCGCGACCCCATAGATTTTGCCAAGGAGGTGCTCAAGGCTTATCAGGCCTCCATAAACCAGGTTCCCGAGGGCGTCGTGGAGAGCGCCATGGTGGGCACCAAGGATGATCGCATAGTGGTGCTGCTTCGGGGACGTGGAGACCCCAACGCCGAGAGGCATCCAAGGCTTTTTTACCTGCTCGACAAGCAGGGCCGGCCCCTTTATCTGCCCCAAGGCCACATTATGCATAGTGTCATGCAGCGCGCCTTGCAGGGCAAAAGCGGGGTGATGGAGGTGAGCACCGTGGAGCGGGGATCTTTTCAGGTGGCCTACGCTCCTCTAACGCTGAACAACATTCATTTGGGCCTGGCCATCGGCACGCCCCTGGAGCCCCTGAAAAAGGCTATGTTGGAGCAGTTTGTTTTCATCCTGCTCATGGGGGTTTTCATCATCGCGGGTGGCGCGTGGCTGTTCCTGCGGCTTAATCCTCTGTTGGCGGAGCTGACCCGCAGCCAAGAAGTGAATATCCAAATGCTTGGCGAGGCCTCCCACTACAAGGACACCGACACCGGCTGGCACGTCGAGCGCATGGCCGAGTACAGCGTGGCCATCGGCAAGGCCATGAACCTGTCCGCCAAGCAGATTATGATGCTGGGCCTGGCCGCGCGCATGCACGACCTGGGCAAGGTGGGCACGCCGGACGACGTACTGAAGAAGCCGGGCAAGCTGGATGAGGACGAATGGGTGATCATGCGGCGTCACTCACAGGTGGGGGCCCAGATAATGGCTGACGGCGACACCCCGCTTTTTGAGATGGCCAAAGCGATCGCCCAGGGGCATCACGAGAAATGGGACGGCTCAGGCTATCCGGACGGCATTGCCGGACAAGACATACCCCTGGTGGCGCGCATCACGGCGGTGGCGGATGTGTTCGACGCCCTGACCATGAAGCGCCCCTACAAAGACCCCTGGCCATTGGAAAAGGCCCTGGCGGTAATCCAGCAGGACGCTGGCAGCCATTTCGACCCGGAGGTGGTGCAGGCCTTTTTGAGCGTGCAAGAGGAGATACTGACGATCAAGGAACGCTGGGAAAAGAAGGAACAGGAGGCCAGCCGGAAGGCTTGA
- a CDS encoding FadR/GntR family transcriptional regulator gives MPDTGAPFSPIGDKSLYHQVVDRIRIAIFRGDLKPGDQLPSEPELARQLAVSRSAVREAIRILESAGLVAVRRGHGGGTFVQERDVASLVPVFADILRLSLVEVSELTRTRVLLESVVIQEAGALLKPADVALLHKNVDEAEQFYKQGEVELRVAANLDFHMKLARVAASPVLELNVGAVLKLLSYYLEAIPPTAEMVEGTLAGHRQLIELMATGQVLEAVALNRQHIETVSRKLILCAEEDADKGLPARHLFDDGGIDEKAV, from the coding sequence ATGCCCGACACAGGTGCCCCCTTTAGTCCGATAGGGGATAAAAGCCTTTATCATCAAGTGGTTGATCGTATCCGCATCGCAATTTTTAGGGGCGACCTCAAGCCCGGCGATCAATTGCCGTCTGAGCCAGAATTGGCTCGCCAACTGGCCGTTAGTCGTTCCGCCGTGCGTGAAGCCATCCGGATATTGGAAAGCGCCGGGCTCGTTGCGGTACGACGGGGGCATGGGGGAGGCACCTTTGTACAGGAGCGGGACGTAGCCTCTTTGGTGCCGGTTTTCGCCGATATTCTCAGGCTCTCCCTGGTAGAGGTCAGCGAGCTTACTCGGACCAGGGTGCTACTGGAGTCAGTGGTGATTCAGGAGGCGGGAGCTCTCCTGAAACCGGCCGATGTGGCCCTTCTGCACAAGAATGTCGATGAGGCGGAGCAATTCTATAAACAGGGTGAAGTGGAACTGCGCGTCGCTGCTAACCTGGATTTTCACATGAAATTGGCCCGCGTAGCCGCCAGCCCCGTCTTGGAACTGAACGTAGGCGCGGTGCTCAAACTCCTGTCCTATTATTTGGAAGCGATCCCCCCTACAGCCGAGATGGTGGAAGGCACTCTGGCCGGACACCGGCAACTCATAGAACTGATGGCTACCGGCCAGGTGCTTGAGGCCGTGGCTTTAAACCGACAACACATCGAGACTGTGAGCCGCAAATTGATCCTGTGCGCTGAAGAGGATGCGGACAAGGGACTTCCCGCACGGCATTTGTTCGATGACGGAGGAATTGATGAAAAAGCGGTTTAG
- a CDS encoding phenylacetate--CoA ligase family protein, with protein sequence MKKRFSYYMPEMDGLSIPEIEAMLAPRLREQLKYCYDSSRYYKEKFKQAGAELGDIQTFEDLRKLPVFMTKEDERACQEESRQKLGHTFGTHLCAPVDELYLTGTTSGTTGVPTFTYTFTKNDLDFLAPRLAHRLALCGVGKGDRGLFCFTLGIYATTMTLWGLRLLGALPIDIDARAGTDTFLKFADLTRPTHLACTPSLALYLIEKCPKMLGYPVSELKLKGLLTTGEPGIANPAIKKTLEESYQCPSFDYWSPAGHAPGISCLSDEYQGLHAIAPEVCTSYFDLIDPISGESVPLEDGAVGQMVHTSLHREACPLVKYAYGDVVKIFLGECPSCGFKGIRAKLVGRADDMLIVKGVNVYPAAVRTEVMKFKPQVTGQMRIVLDSPPPRVEPPLKLKVEYQGNLDQRELDALAEKIAQAVHDTLRMRPKVIMVPEGDLPRHTRKTPVFEKAYE encoded by the coding sequence ATGAAAAAGCGGTTTAGTTACTACATGCCCGAAATGGACGGGCTCAGCATACCAGAAATCGAGGCTATGCTGGCCCCACGGCTGCGAGAGCAGCTCAAATACTGCTACGACTCATCACGCTATTACAAAGAAAAGTTTAAACAAGCGGGGGCTGAACTCGGGGACATACAAACCTTTGAAGACCTGCGCAAGTTGCCCGTATTCATGACCAAGGAAGACGAGAGGGCCTGTCAGGAGGAGTCGCGCCAAAAACTGGGGCATACCTTCGGAACCCACCTCTGCGCCCCGGTGGATGAACTTTACCTCACCGGCACCACCTCTGGAACCACAGGAGTGCCGACCTTTACCTATACCTTCACCAAAAACGACCTGGATTTTTTGGCACCTCGTTTAGCGCATCGGTTGGCCCTATGCGGGGTAGGCAAGGGTGACAGAGGATTGTTCTGCTTCACCCTGGGCATCTACGCCACTACCATGACTCTGTGGGGATTGCGCCTATTGGGGGCCTTGCCCATCGATATAGACGCACGGGCGGGAACCGACACTTTCCTAAAGTTCGCCGATTTGACCCGCCCCACTCATCTGGCCTGCACCCCGTCCTTGGCACTTTATCTCATAGAAAAATGCCCCAAGATGCTGGGATATCCCGTCTCCGAACTTAAGTTAAAAGGGCTGTTGACCACTGGTGAGCCCGGCATCGCCAACCCCGCGATAAAAAAGACTCTGGAAGAGTCATACCAATGCCCCAGTTTTGACTATTGGTCCCCGGCTGGCCACGCCCCAGGCATATCCTGTTTGTCCGATGAATATCAGGGCCTACACGCCATCGCCCCGGAAGTATGTACCAGCTATTTTGACCTGATCGACCCAATAAGCGGTGAATCGGTCCCCTTGGAAGATGGGGCCGTGGGCCAGATGGTGCACACCTCTTTGCACCGTGAAGCTTGCCCCCTGGTTAAGTACGCGTATGGGGACGTGGTCAAGATATTTTTGGGAGAGTGCCCCTCTTGCGGATTCAAAGGCATCCGCGCCAAGTTGGTCGGCCGCGCTGACGACATGCTCATCGTAAAAGGGGTAAACGTGTACCCCGCCGCAGTGCGCACAGAAGTAATGAAGTTCAAGCCTCAAGTAACCGGTCAAATGCGTATAGTGCTGGACTCTCCGCCTCCCAGGGTGGAGCCCCCCTTGAAATTGAAAGTCGAATACCAAGGGAATTTGGATCAGCGGGAGCTTGACGCCCTGGCCGAAAAAATAGCCCAGGCAGTGCACGACACCCTGCGTATGCGTCCTAAGGTCATCATGGTTCCGGAGGGAGATTTGCCGAGGCACACCCGGAAAACACCTGTGTTTGAGAAAGCCTATGAATGA
- a CDS encoding TAXI family TRAP transporter solute-binding subunit, whose product MKGTKGIRKLFLLVIAAAIMLLPVAAGADDLPKMISATTYTVGSTGYAISMGLCKAIEEKGGIKVKVVPAGTDVSKLMPVMSKEAAFSILTGAGQFMASRGLQLFAAPNMGPQKLRLVWACNIGAVAGMMTRADAGIKTLADLKGKRVAFIPGSPACTFLHGGYLAFGGLDWKDVKKVKVSSWKAAWKSVLEGSSDTAHCLVTSSAAMELAASPHGIHWLPAPPQDKAGWKRLNSWCPYLRPYEAKKGAGITPEKPAHIASYYYGFVTYPHMDPKLAEVITGSIYKGYDIYADMHAALKKWTRAAALDNGAFVVPYHRGSVEAFKSAGAWSAEHEKIQQMLLEQEKARLAGYVAAQKSAKGKGISQKEWPKFWEEYAREHNLL is encoded by the coding sequence ATGAAGGGAACGAAGGGAATAAGGAAACTATTTTTGTTGGTTATCGCGGCGGCCATAATGTTGCTGCCGGTCGCGGCGGGCGCTGATGACCTGCCCAAGATGATCAGCGCCACCACCTATACCGTGGGCTCCACCGGCTACGCCATATCCATGGGCCTGTGCAAGGCCATTGAGGAAAAGGGCGGAATCAAAGTCAAGGTGGTACCCGCCGGCACCGACGTATCCAAGCTGATGCCGGTCATGTCCAAGGAGGCAGCGTTCAGCATCCTCACTGGGGCGGGCCAGTTTATGGCCAGCCGCGGGTTGCAGCTTTTCGCTGCCCCCAACATGGGCCCCCAAAAGCTGCGCCTCGTATGGGCGTGCAACATCGGAGCCGTGGCCGGCATGATGACCAGGGCCGATGCAGGCATCAAGACCCTGGCCGATCTCAAGGGCAAACGCGTGGCCTTTATACCGGGTTCTCCCGCTTGCACTTTCCTGCACGGTGGCTATCTGGCTTTTGGCGGATTGGACTGGAAGGACGTAAAGAAGGTCAAGGTTTCTTCCTGGAAGGCGGCCTGGAAGTCGGTACTGGAAGGCTCCAGCGACACGGCGCATTGCTTGGTCACTTCCAGCGCGGCCATGGAACTGGCGGCCTCCCCGCACGGTATCCACTGGCTTCCCGCTCCACCGCAAGACAAGGCGGGCTGGAAGCGCCTGAATTCCTGGTGCCCCTACCTGCGCCCCTATGAGGCCAAGAAAGGCGCCGGCATCACTCCTGAGAAACCGGCCCACATCGCTTCCTACTATTATGGTTTTGTGACCTATCCCCATATGGACCCAAAGTTAGCCGAGGTAATCACAGGCTCCATCTACAAAGGCTATGACATCTATGCCGACATGCACGCGGCCCTTAAAAAATGGACTCGCGCGGCCGCTTTGGATAATGGGGCTTTTGTGGTGCCCTACCACCGAGGATCGGTAGAGGCCTTCAAGTCTGCCGGCGCTTGGAGCGCCGAGCACGAAAAGATTCAGCAGATGCTGCTGGAACAGGAGAAGGCCAGGTTGGCTGGGTACGTCGCGGCTCAGAAATCCGCCAAGGGAAAAGGCATTTCCCAAAAGGAGTGGCCTAAATTCTGGGAGGAATATGCCCGCGAGCACAACCTGCTCTAA
- a CDS encoding TRAP transporter permease produces MTKPASADKPVENAAARRRELKGWLGIYFLATTTVGVFSALYQLFHLDFLGTLMGSAYYYLLLACFLPPVFLIYPIKGRAIKNSPPSYDVFFAVLALASNLYFCWHAEEIGAMGWEIYPPMTPLICGVVLVVLVLEAARRVGGPVFAGLCLFFATFGLYSSHLPSLLQGMSYGPSRLAAYFSMGPSGIIGLPMRVVGNILIGYMVFAVALQATGGGKFFLDLASALFGFVRGGAAKVSIFSSALFGSISGSSISNVLTTGAITIPAMKKAGYPAHYAAAIEACASTGGVLMPPVMGATAFVMAEFLGLPYVEICIAAVVPSALYYSGLFLQADAYAARTGLKGMPRDQLPSLGVTVKNGWIYIFSLLLLVWMLLYMRWEVWAPFISAALLLLVATTRQHEALRLKQWAGFVRGVGTVLAELAALLAAIGMIIGALSITGVAHSFSSEIIKLAGGQVWLLLALGAITSFVLGMGMTITACYVFLAMVLAPALIRSDLNPLAVHLFIMYWGMASYITPPVALAAFAGAGIAGSDPMKTGFKSMQLGVVKYFVPFFFVLNPGLIFQGPPWEVAQAISGCFLGVLVISASMEGWVLGLGRPPLWLRPVLFIAGLMLAAPELMTDIVGLVLLVACLLFMWTNRRRPGRLHKKEQSNVLAQ; encoded by the coding sequence ATGACAAAACCCGCCTCGGCAGATAAGCCTGTTGAGAACGCTGCGGCCCGGCGCCGGGAGTTAAAGGGGTGGCTGGGAATATACTTTCTAGCCACAACCACAGTTGGGGTATTCTCGGCCCTGTATCAACTATTTCACCTTGACTTCCTCGGTACCTTGATGGGCAGCGCCTATTACTACCTGCTTTTAGCCTGTTTCCTACCACCGGTGTTTTTGATCTATCCCATCAAGGGCCGAGCCATAAAAAACAGCCCGCCATCTTACGATGTGTTTTTTGCCGTGCTGGCCTTGGCCAGCAACTTGTATTTTTGCTGGCATGCCGAGGAGATCGGGGCCATGGGATGGGAAATCTACCCGCCTATGACGCCGCTCATCTGCGGCGTGGTGCTGGTGGTGTTGGTCTTGGAGGCCGCCCGCCGGGTAGGTGGCCCGGTGTTCGCCGGCCTGTGTCTGTTCTTCGCTACCTTTGGGTTATATTCATCGCATCTTCCCAGCCTGTTGCAAGGCATGTCCTACGGGCCCAGCCGCTTGGCCGCTTACTTCTCCATGGGACCCTCGGGCATCATCGGCCTGCCCATGCGGGTCGTCGGCAACATACTAATAGGTTACATGGTTTTCGCGGTGGCCCTGCAGGCGACCGGGGGTGGCAAGTTTTTTCTGGACCTGGCCTCGGCCCTGTTCGGTTTTGTGCGCGGCGGGGCGGCCAAAGTCTCCATCTTTTCTAGCGCCTTGTTCGGCAGCATCAGCGGCAGCTCCATTTCCAACGTACTTACTACCGGGGCCATCACCATCCCAGCCATGAAAAAAGCGGGCTATCCCGCCCATTATGCGGCAGCCATCGAGGCCTGCGCTTCCACCGGCGGAGTACTCATGCCCCCGGTGATGGGCGCCACCGCTTTTGTCATGGCCGAATTTCTAGGCCTGCCTTACGTGGAAATATGTATCGCGGCAGTTGTTCCCTCCGCCCTGTACTACTCGGGCCTATTTTTGCAAGCGGATGCCTATGCCGCCCGCACAGGCCTAAAGGGGATGCCCAGAGACCAATTACCGTCCCTGGGAGTAACCGTCAAGAACGGTTGGATCTACATTTTCTCGCTTTTGCTCCTGGTGTGGATGCTGTTGTACATGCGCTGGGAGGTGTGGGCGCCGTTCATTTCCGCCGCTCTGCTATTGCTGGTGGCGACTACCCGCCAGCACGAAGCGTTAAGGCTTAAACAGTGGGCCGGTTTTGTGCGTGGAGTGGGAACCGTGCTGGCCGAGTTGGCCGCACTGTTGGCCGCCATCGGTATGATCATTGGGGCCCTCTCCATTACCGGCGTGGCGCACTCGTTTTCCAGCGAGATCATCAAACTGGCTGGCGGACAGGTCTGGTTACTTTTAGCCCTTGGCGCGATCACCAGCTTTGTGCTGGGCATGGGCATGACCATCACCGCTTGCTACGTGTTCCTGGCCATGGTCTTGGCTCCGGCCTTGATACGCTCGGATCTCAACCCTCTGGCGGTGCATCTGTTCATCATGTATTGGGGTATGGCTTCCTACATCACCCCACCGGTAGCATTGGCCGCCTTTGCCGGCGCGGGCATCGCCGGTTCAGATCCGATGAAGACCGGTTTCAAGTCAATGCAACTGGGCGTGGTCAAGTATTTCGTGCCTTTCTTCTTTGTATTGAACCCAGGTCTCATCTTTCAGGGACCGCCTTGGGAGGTAGCCCAGGCGATTTCAGGTTGCTTTTTGGGGGTACTGGTGATCAGCGCCTCCATGGAAGGCTGGGTCCTAGGCCTGGGACGACCACCGCTTTGGCTCAGGCCGGTTTTGTTCATAGCTGGTTTAATGCTGGCCGCCCCCGAACTCATGACCGACATCGTCGGGCTAGTGCTTTTGGTGGCCTGCTTGCTGTTCATGTGGACCAATAGGCGGCGGCCGGGCCGGTTGCATAAAAAGGAGCAAAGTAATGTCCTGGCGCAGTGA
- a CDS encoding DUF169 domain-containing protein, with amino-acid sequence MSWRSDCEQLDRALKQRLFISNAPVAVRLVSPEEEAQAPAWLQEIRKPGQGLPEKLLVCQAMAIVRLYGWQVLVTPESVECPTGLLTMGWVDMSPEYLRGEIPVSPFNQSDAARGRRMEAVTCMPAGSVASMAAAPLGDCPFEPQVVVIYCTPGQAMRLVQSTLFEEGGSLESSSAGAQGCSQYLSRVILSDKPRYILPGNGDRIFGHVEDHQMAFSLPLSYAGRLAEGIEKSHAGGQAYPVPAYLRADFKVPKAYAKASEHLRQYTKDKA; translated from the coding sequence ATGTCCTGGCGCAGTGATTGTGAACAACTGGACCGTGCTCTGAAACAGAGGCTTTTCATTTCCAACGCCCCTGTGGCTGTGCGTCTGGTGAGCCCCGAAGAAGAGGCCCAGGCCCCTGCCTGGTTGCAGGAAATAAGGAAACCGGGCCAGGGGTTGCCTGAAAAGCTTTTAGTCTGTCAGGCCATGGCCATTGTGCGTTTGTATGGTTGGCAAGTTTTGGTGACACCGGAATCGGTTGAATGCCCCACCGGGCTGTTGACCATGGGCTGGGTGGATATGAGCCCGGAATATTTGCGCGGAGAGATTCCGGTGTCGCCTTTCAACCAAAGCGACGCGGCCAGGGGACGGCGCATGGAGGCGGTAACCTGCATGCCTGCGGGCAGCGTGGCTTCCATGGCCGCGGCTCCTCTGGGTGATTGTCCCTTTGAGCCCCAGGTGGTGGTTATTTACTGCACCCCCGGGCAAGCCATGCGCCTGGTGCAATCCACCCTCTTCGAGGAAGGCGGTAGTTTGGAATCGTCTTCCGCCGGGGCCCAGGGGTGTTCGCAATATTTGAGCCGGGTGATACTTAGCGACAAACCGCGCTACATCTTGCCCGGCAACGGTGACCGCATCTTCGGGCATGTGGAAGACCACCAGATGGCCTTTTCGTTGCCTTTAAGTTATGCCGGGCGTTTGGCTGAAGGCATAGAAAAGAGTCATGCGGGCGGCCAAGCTTACCCCGTGCCGGCTTATTTGCGCGCCGATTTCAAGGTGCCCAAGGCCTATGCCAAGGCCAGTGAGCACTTGCGGCAATATACCAAGGACAAAGCATGA
- a CDS encoding 3-hydroxyacyl-CoA dehydrogenase family protein: MHISKIFILGGGTMGRGIAQVCAQSGLSVVLCDAAEKALTEAEKQIAWSVGKFIQKGKVAESLDQVMSRIGFSPSVEQAAEADMIIEVVFEDIEVKREVLEQISRVASPDALVASNTSAIPITDLAAFVEHPERVLGLHFFNPVPLMAAVEVIKGKCTSPEVLDAGREFVLHIGKDPIMVMRDCPGFVINRINLPSSIEAMRVVEEGVASVTDIDKGVKLALGRRMGIFETGDIVGLDVTLGALSSIYQETKEPRWHPPMILRRKVKAGQLGRKTGTGWYRYSEDGKMLGPAED, from the coding sequence ATGCACATCAGCAAGATATTCATCCTGGGGGGCGGCACCATGGGGCGCGGCATCGCCCAGGTTTGCGCCCAAAGCGGTTTGTCGGTGGTGCTCTGCGACGCGGCCGAAAAGGCTCTGACGGAGGCCGAAAAACAGATCGCCTGGTCTGTGGGCAAGTTCATTCAAAAAGGTAAGGTCGCGGAATCTCTAGACCAGGTAATGTCGCGCATCGGCTTCAGCCCTAGCGTCGAGCAAGCGGCCGAAGCCGATATGATCATCGAGGTGGTGTTCGAGGATATCGAGGTAAAGCGCGAGGTCCTGGAGCAAATAAGCCGGGTGGCCTCACCCGACGCCTTGGTAGCCAGCAACACCAGCGCGATACCAATCACCGACCTGGCCGCCTTTGTGGAGCACCCGGAGAGGGTTCTGGGGCTGCACTTTTTCAACCCGGTTCCCCTAATGGCCGCGGTGGAAGTGATCAAGGGCAAATGTACCTCCCCAGAGGTATTGGATGCGGGCCGCGAGTTTGTGCTGCATATCGGCAAGGATCCCATAATGGTCATGCGCGACTGCCCGGGCTTTGTTATCAACCGCATAAACCTACCCTCCAGCATCGAGGCCATGCGCGTGGTGGAAGAAGGCGTGGCCTCGGTGACCGATATCGACAAAGGCGTGAAGCTGGCTTTGGGTAGACGCATGGGAATCTTCGAGACCGGAGACATCGTGGGCCTTGACGTGACCCTGGGCGCCTTGTCGTCCATCTACCAGGAGACCAAAGAGCCCCGTTGGCATCCGCCTATGATACTGCGCCGCAAGGTGAAAGCCGGACAGTTGGGCCGCAAAACGGGCACCGGTTGGTACCGCTACAGCGAGGACGGCAAGATGCTGGGCCCGGCGGAAGATTGA
- a CDS encoding enoyl-CoA hydratase/isomerase family protein: protein MALAQYEITDQVAIVTINNPPLNALDVPTKLAIEEAFLELDRIRDQMRAVVLTGGGEKAFVAGADIKAFVDLEPESAKRRLMRSHKVYEVVESFHWPVIAAIHGFCFGGGLELALCCDVRYASRDAQFGFPEVKLSIFPGNGGTVRSQYFLGLGRFKEMVYSGETISSEQALQYGLVEKVTESGQVMDAALELAHKIARRGPLGVAAAKKAINRNRDLPLQQGLEVESDLWAGLSLSHDMKEGAKAFIEKRKPKYLGK from the coding sequence ATGGCCCTAGCCCAGTACGAAATCACGGATCAAGTAGCCATCGTCACCATCAATAACCCGCCCCTGAACGCCCTGGACGTTCCCACCAAGCTGGCCATTGAGGAAGCCTTTCTGGAGTTGGACCGCATCAGGGATCAAATGCGCGCGGTGGTCCTCACCGGCGGTGGCGAAAAGGCCTTTGTGGCCGGGGCGGACATAAAGGCCTTCGTAGACCTGGAGCCCGAGAGCGCCAAGCGCCGGTTGATGCGCAGCCACAAGGTCTACGAAGTGGTGGAGAGCTTTCACTGGCCGGTAATCGCGGCCATCCACGGTTTCTGCTTTGGCGGAGGCCTGGAGCTGGCCCTGTGCTGCGATGTGCGCTACGCCTCTCGCGATGCTCAGTTCGGTTTTCCCGAGGTGAAGCTCTCCATTTTTCCGGGTAATGGGGGAACCGTCCGGTCCCAGTACTTCTTGGGACTGGGGCGTTTCAAGGAAATGGTCTACTCCGGGGAAACTATCAGCTCCGAACAGGCCTTGCAGTACGGTCTCGTGGAAAAGGTGACCGAGAGCGGTCAGGTCATGGACGCCGCCCTTGAGTTGGCCCACAAGATTGCCAGGCGAGGTCCTTTGGGAGTGGCTGCCGCTAAAAAGGCCATAAATCGCAACCGTGACCTGCCTCTACAACAAGGGCTGGAAGTGGAATCCGACCTGTGGGCCGGACTCAGCTTGAGCCACGATATGAAGGAGGGCGCCAAGGCTTTCATCGAAAAAAGGAAGCCGAAGTATCTGGGCAAGTAG
- a CDS encoding thiolase C-terminal domain-containing protein has product MPKVAVIGVGQSAFVRGYPGSIRELAFEAYAEAMADAGAQNSDIGATVICSSPEYDKQRSPAGVIAEYCGLNPQPTFYVETLCSSSSTGLKLAYSLVASGLHDSVMVLGFQKMSEITSAESQERMGRGADIQFESPFGTMMPAYYAMHAKAYLDHFGASEEDLARIRVKAATYGQINAKAVYRKGVELEQCLSADPVSKPLKVFDCCANADGSSCVIVASEERAKAMGITKPVWILGIGAASMPINMSCRDKFHGLAVAEEAAKQAYAMAGLGPKDINVAEVHDCFTIAEMMAYENLGFAEPGQGPELIRAKETYKEGSIPVNVDGGLLSKGHPIGATGGSQVRTIVLQLRDQAGDMQVKDPQFGLVHNIGGVGLYGNVTIFGR; this is encoded by the coding sequence ATGCCCAAAGTTGCCGTAATCGGGGTGGGGCAGTCGGCTTTTGTGCGCGGCTACCCCGGCTCCATCCGTGAACTGGCCTTCGAGGCCTATGCCGAGGCCATGGCCGACGCCGGGGCCCAAAACAGCGACATCGGGGCCACGGTGATCTGCTCCAGCCCGGAGTATGACAAACAGCGTTCCCCGGCGGGAGTCATCGCCGAGTACTGCGGCCTCAACCCCCAGCCCACCTTCTACGTGGAGACCCTGTGCTCCAGTTCCTCCACCGGACTCAAGCTGGCTTATTCCCTGGTGGCCAGCGGCCTGCACGACAGCGTGATGGTGCTGGGCTTTCAAAAGATGAGCGAGATAACCAGCGCCGAGAGCCAGGAGCGCATGGGCCGCGGGGCGGATATCCAGTTCGAGAGCCCCTTCGGCACCATGATGCCCGCCTATTACGCCATGCACGCCAAGGCCTATCTGGACCACTTCGGGGCCAGCGAGGAAGACCTGGCCCGCATCCGGGTGAAGGCGGCCACCTACGGGCAGATCAACGCCAAGGCGGTGTACCGCAAGGGGGTGGAGCTGGAGCAGTGCCTCAGCGCCGATCCGGTTTCCAAGCCGCTCAAGGTATTTGACTGCTGCGCCAACGCCGACGGCAGCTCCTGCGTGATCGTGGCCAGCGAAGAGCGGGCCAAGGCCATGGGCATCACCAAGCCGGTGTGGATCCTGGGCATCGGCGCGGCCTCCATGCCCATCAACATGTCCTGCCGGGACAAGTTCCACGGCCTGGCGGTGGCCGAAGAAGCGGCCAAGCAGGCCTATGCCATGGCCGGTCTGGGCCCCAAGGACATCAACGTGGCCGAGGTGCACGACTGCTTCACCATCGCCGAGATGATGGCCTATGAGAACCTGGGCTTTGCCGAGCCGGGCCAGGGGCCGGAGCTTATCCGGGCCAAGGAGACCTACAAGGAAGGCTCCATCCCGGTGAACGTGGACGGCGGCCTGCTGAGCAAGGGTCACCCCATCGGAGCCACGGGCGGCAGCCAGGTGCGCACCATCGTCTTGCAGCTTCGCGACCAGGCGGGCGACATGCAGGTCAAGGACCCGCAGTTCGGTCTGGTGCACAACATCGGCGGCGTGGGCCTGTACGGCAACGTCACCATCTTCGGGAGGTGA
- a CDS encoding Zn-ribbon domain-containing OB-fold protein, producing MPKPEMDTRFSKFGTVSFTAVTKVNDFIGYLEEGKVAGTQCTKCGQKFFPPRSDCFACPGEPVEWFEVQGTGKLMTFSELMYAPIGFGEDLPYAIAVLDYGDFKVFGRIGEVPFEEVKIGMEMVTKVNQLPNGNLNYVFEKA from the coding sequence ATGCCTAAACCGGAAATGGACACCCGTTTCAGCAAATTCGGCACGGTGAGCTTCACCGCGGTCACCAAGGTCAACGATTTCATCGGCTACCTGGAAGAGGGCAAGGTGGCGGGCACCCAGTGCACCAAGTGCGGCCAGAAGTTTTTCCCGCCCCGCTCCGACTGCTTCGCCTGCCCCGGTGAGCCTGTGGAGTGGTTCGAGGTGCAGGGCACGGGCAAGCTGATGACCTTCAGCGAGCTGATGTACGCGCCCATCGGCTTTGGCGAGGACCTGCCTTATGCCATCGCGGTGTTGGACTACGGCGACTTCAAGGTCTTCGGCCGCATCGGCGAGGTGCCCTTTGAAGAGGTGAAGATCGGCATGGAGATGGTGACCAAGGTCAACCAACTGCCCAACGGCAACCTCAACTACGTGTTTGAAAAAGCCTAG